The Bdellovibrio bacteriovorus region CCCATTGCTCAAAATGCCAAAGTTCCCTTTCTTTCTCCTGCATCGACAAATCCTGATGTGACTAAAATCGGTGACTACGTTTTCCGTATTTGCTTCATTGATCCTTTTCAAGGTTTCGTGATGGCAAAATTCGCAAACGAGAATTTGAAGCTTAAAAAAGTGGCGATCCTTCGTGACGTAAAAAATGACTACAGTGTAGGCCTGGCGGACGTGTTTTCGGAAGAGTTTAAAAAACGTGGTGGTGAAATCACGAACGATCTGAGCTATCAAGCTGGTGACATCGATTTCAAAGCCCAACTGACTCAGATCCGCTCTAAAAATCCAGATGGCATCTACGTTCCGGGTTACTACACAGAAGTCGGCTTGATCTCTCAACAAGCACGCCAATTAGGTATCAAAGTGCCACTGATGGGCGGCGACGGCTGGGACAGTGACAAGCTTTCTGAAATCGGCAAAGAAGCTGTGAACGGAAACTACTATTCAAATCACTACACGACAGAGTCCACAGATCCTGCGGTGACTGAGTTCATCAAAAAATTCAAAGCGAAATACAACGAGACTCCAGATGCCTTGGCAGCTTTGGGTTACGACGCGGGAAAAATCTTGGCGGCGGCCATTGAGCGTGCTCCCGACTTGTCAGGTAAGTCTATTCGTGATGAACTAGCTAAGACGAAAGATTTTGCAGGTGTGACAGGCAAAATCACTTTGAATGAAAATCGCGACGCTGTGAAAAGTGCGGTGATCATTCAAGTAGACGGTAACAACCGCAAATTTATTACGACGATCACGCCATAAGGACGGTGCATGCAGGATTTCATACAACACATTATCAATGGTATCAGTCTTGGCTCTATTTACGCACTGATCGCCCTTGGTTACACGATGGTGTATGGAATCCTGAAAATGATCAACTTCGCCCACTCCGATGTTTACATGGTGGGTGCCTTTGCCGCTTATTATTTCGCCCGCTGGATCGGCATTGAAAACAACCCGGGCATTTCTTCTCTGATCACTCTTTTAATCGTTTCGATGATCTGTTGCAGTATTCTAGGTCTGGTCATTGAACGTCTGGCTTACCGCCCTCTTCGAAATTCACCAAAATTAAATATTCTGATTACGGCTATCGGTGTGAGTTTGTTCCTGGAATATTCGGGACAAGTTGTATTTGGTGCGGATCCTAAAGTCTTCCCTTCCGTGATAAATGACTTTGTCTTATTCAACATCGGTAACGTCGAACTCAAATCTTTTGATGTGACTGTTCTTGTTGTCAGCATCATTGCGATGCTCGCTTTAAATTTTCTTATCTTTAAAACTAAAATCGGTCGTGCGATGCGCGCCGTAAGCAGCAATGCTTCTGTCGCCAGCCTTCTTGGTGTAAATCCGGATCGCATCATTGCGTTTACTTTCGTGGTGGGCTCTTCGTTGGCCGGCGTCGGCAGCGTTCTTGTGGGAATGAAATATCCTAAAATCGATCCTTTGATGGGAATGATGATTGGGATGAAGGCTTTTGTCGCCGCCGTATTGGGTGGAATTGGTAATTTAGGTGGCGCCGTTTTAGGCGCTTTGATTATGGGCCTTTCAGAAGAAATGGTCGTAGCTTATCTTTCCAGTACATATCGTGACGCCCTGGCTTTCGGTATTTTGATCGTGATCTTGATCTTTAAGCCTGCAGGGCTTTTAGGTAAATACTCGGTGGAGAAAGTTTAATGATTAAGTCACTAAAATCTCCCCTGCTCGCTTTTTTGGTTCTTTGTGGTTTAGGTTTCATTCTTGATTTTGGAATAAATGCTTACTTCCAACTCATCTTGCTTTTTGCTTTAGTGAACTGTCTGCTTTCTATGAGCTTGAATCTGGTTAATGGTTACACAGGACAGTTTTCCTTGGGACATGCGGGATTCATGGCGATTGGCGCTTATTTTTCTGCTTACGCCAACACTCATTGGGATTTAATTCCTCCGTCATTTCAAGCCGTGGAATATTTTATTTATGCTTTAGGCGGCGGTTTATTAGCAGCGGTGGCTGGGTTCTTAGTGGGGCTTCCTTCCTTAAGACTTAAAGGGGACTATCTTGCAATCGTGACTTTGGGCTTCGGAGAAATCATTCGCGTGGCCCTGCTTAATATGGATTTCTTAGGCGGCCCTCGTGGTTACTCAGGGATTCCCGGTTTTGGTTCCTTTTTGTTTTCGTTTATCTTTGCGTCCGTGTGGTTAGTGATTTGCTTTTTCACGATCTGGCGTGTGATGCACTCCACTTACGGCCGCGGTTTTTTAAGTGTGCGTGAAGATGAAATCGCCGCTGAAGCCATGGGCATCAACACAACTCGCATGAAAGTTCGCTCCTTCGTACTTTCCAGTTTCTTTGCGGGTGTTGCGGGCTCTTTGTTCGCACATTTCACGAACTTTATTAATCCTTCCTCATTTACTTTCCTTTTGAGTGTTAATGCCGTGATCATGGTGGTTTTGGGCGGCATGGGATCTATGACCGGCTCGATTGTTGCCGCTATCGTTTTAACAATACTGCCAGAAGCTTTGCGTCCCTTGCAGGAATTTACCGGCGTAGACCTGCGCATGGTCATTTACTCTTTGCTTTTGATCCTGGTTATGATTCTTCGCCCGAAAGGACTTTTCGGCGAAAAAGAAATCACCGATGTTTGGAGAAAATATGTCCGACGTTCTGCTTGAGGCGCGTAAGATCACCATGCAGTTCGGCGGTTTGAAGGCTGTCGACTCATTAGAGTTTAAAATCCGCAAAGGTCAGCTTGCTGGATTGATCGGTCCTAATGGAGCGGGTAAAACGACGGTCTTTAATATGTTAACCGGCGTTTATCAGCCCACTCATGGCGACGTCGCTCTTGAAGGTAAATCTTTAAAAGGTCTGAGACCTTATGAGATCTCTCATCATGGAGTCACTCGTACTTTTCAGAACATCCGTCTTTTTAAAGGCCTTACGGTTTTAGACAATGTTCTGATTGCGGGCCATCAACACATGCATTACGGGCTTTTCGATACTCTTTTGCAAACATCCCGCTTCCGCAAAGCAGAAAAAGACTTGCAGGAAAAGGCGATGAGCCTGCTTAAAATTTTTCATTTGGATGAAAAAGCGCACAAGCCGGCAAACTCGCTCCCCTACGGAGAACAACGAAAGCTTGAGATTGTTCGCGCGCTTGCAACGGACCCTAAAATTATTCTTTTAGATGAACCCGCCGCCGGTATGAATCATTCTGAAACTCATCATTTGATGGAGACTATCGCAAAAATTCGTGAAGAGTTTAAGCTGACTGTCCTTTTGATCGAGCATGATATGAAACTGGTGATGGGCATCTGCGAAAATATCATCGTCTTAGACCACGGTGTGAAAATCGAGGAAGGCGATCCCCAAAAAGTGCAAGGCTCCCAAAAAGTGATCGAAGCTTATCTTGGTGTGGAGGAAAAAGAATGAGTTCTCCTCTTTTAACTGTCGAAAATCTGGAAGTCTTCTATGGCTCTATTCAGGCCTTAAAAGGGGTTAGTTTTTACGTCAACGAAGGGGAAGTCGTTTCTTTAATCGGCGCCAATGGTGCAGGTAAAACAACGACCTTAAGAGCTATTTCAGGCCTTGTCCCTGTTCAGGGACAAATCTCATTCGCGAATCAGAATCTGGTTAAAGTTCCGACGCACAAACGCGTGAATCTGGGCATTGCACAATCTCCCGAAGGTCGCGGAGTCTTTCCGCAAATGAGTGTTTACGAAAATCTTGAAATGGGGGCTTATGCCCGCTCTGATAAAGCACAGGTAAAAACAGATCTCGAGATGTGCTTTGAGCTTTTTCCTCGTCTCAAAGAGCGTATAGCGCAAATGGCCGGCACTCTTTCTGGTGGTGAACAACAGATGCTCGCCATCAGCCGTGCTTTAATGTGCAAACCGAAGCTACTGCTTTTGGATGAGCCTTCGTTAGGTTTGGCCCCTTTAATTGTCGCGCAGATTTTTGAAATTGTGAAAAAACTGAATAAAGAAGGAATGACGATTCTTTTAGTGGAACAGAACGCGCGCATGGCTTTAAAGATCTCTCAGCGCGCTTATGTTTTGGAAACCGGCCGCGTCGTTATGCAGGATTCAGCTCAGAATCTTCTGAACAACGACGAGGTCCGTAAGTCTTACTTGGGCGTTTAAGCTCGGTTTTTTTCGACCACTGCGCCCGTAATCATCATAAATGCCAACAAACGGAAGACGAAGACATAAGTATGAACTTCGTTTTCACTTTGAATAAACACAAAGATAAACCGTTCAATAGCCAACAAAAAAAAGGCTAAAGAAAATAAAAGAAAAAAGTGATCGGCGGTCTTTCTCCAAAATTTGAGGAAGAAAGTGCCGGCGGCTATCGACGCCATCATCACGGCGCCATACAGAAACTGATTAAATTCTTGATTGTCCATATTACACCGTATCCCAAATCAAACCGTAAATAAACGAAGCCATCGCCACGAAAATAATCACCGCGCGGATCGTAGACAGGTCATAACTGGGTCCCAATTGAAAATCGACCGAAAGTAAGATGTTGTTTATAGCGATTCCGACAAAGCAGGCGCTGCTCCAAAAAAGAAGTCTTGTGCGATTGCTAAGATAGGCCCGCATTAACATAAATGCACAGAAGGTGCTCATAACCGAACAAAGAAGATAGACCACGAATGCCATAACTAGTCCTTCTTAATCTTAAAGGCATTCGCGAAGTCGCGGATGCTATCAATAGGTTGAGAATAAATAAATCCAATAACAGAAGATCGACGATTGGCGTAGAGCTCTTCCAATCGATTGAGGATCTCCATTTGTTTGGAATCTGCAGGGAATTCGTAGCCCCCGCCATTATTTACGATTAATTTTGCTGCCGCCAACTCTGCAAGCTGTGATGAGGCGTAAGATACGTTCGTTCGCATTTCAGAACTAATGTCTTCTGCGCGCCACGCTTTCGTCGAATCCCGCTTCATCAACAGTAAAACTTCTAACAGAGAAACCGAGCTGATATACCTTCGAATAAACTCGCGGATATCATCAGGTATCTCACCGGACATGAGCATCCCCTTCCTTAGTTTGATTAGGATTGAACTTCGAAAGATGCTCAATCAGAACGTTGAACTCCACCGGCTTAGCAAGGTGTTCTGTGCAACCGGCGTTAATACTTTTTTCTCGCTCTTCTCGCAAAGCGTGCGCGGACAGAGCTATGATGGGAGCTTTAAAACTTTGAGCTCTTAGAAGACGTGTCGCCTCATAGCCATCCATCAATGGCATTTGAATGTCCATTAAAACGGCGTCGTAGCTGTTCTTCAAAGCTTTGGTGATTCCTTCTTGACCGTTGTTAGCCACATCGACGTGCGCTCCTGCAATATTTAGAAAGTGAACCATCAAAGCCTGGTTATCTAGAACATCCTCTACCAAAAGCACTTTCATGCCTTTTAAACGGCCATCGCTGATTTCAGAAATGCCTTTTCTTTTACGTTGAATTCCAAATTCCAAATTCGAGATGAAGTTCCCTTTGATGACCGGCTCTGCATGGATGACCACCAAGAACTTACTGCCTTTTCCCCGTTCACTTTCTTCCAATTTAACGTCGCCACCCATAGCGCGAGCCAATTGACGAGAAAGTGCCAGTCCTAATCCAGTTCCACCAAACTTACGCGTGGTTGAACCGTCTTCCTGAACAAACGGTTGGAAAAGCTTGGAGGCGTGTTCCGGTGCGATACCTACGCCGGAATCAGAAATAAGAAACCGCATTTCATCATTCTGCCATTCAACGTCTAAGTGAACAAATCCGTGACTCGTGAACTTCAAAGAGTTTCCGACCAGATTTAAAAGAATTTGTCTTAGGCGTGTAGGATCCGAATAGATCGAACGCGGAATTGAATTTATCAGTTTGATTTCAAAGTCCAAGCCCTTGTCGGCAGCCTGAAGATTTAAGAGATTTTTCAGGTCATCAAGCAATGCCGACATATTGACTTCCACATGTTCAATAGTCATGTGTCCTGACTCAACTTTGGAAATATCTAAAATTTCATCAATGATCTTTAAAAGCTGGCTGGCATTTCTTTGTACCGTATGAATGCAGTCAATACGATCTTCTGAGGTTTGATTTGGTTCTAACATCAGTTCGGTGAAACCCAGAATGGCATTCATTGGCGTGCGAATCTCATGGCTCATGTTCGCCAGGAAACTGGTTTTTGAAAGATTCGCGGCTTTAGCCTCTTTTTCCGCCTGAATAAGTCGAATTTCCGCCATCTTTCGATCATGGATATCAGTACAAGTTCCCAACCAGCTTTGTGCTTGTCCGAATTGATTAAGTTCGGAAACAGCCTTCACCCAGAACCAACGCTGTTCACCATCGTGCTTGGTGATACGACATTCGCATTCAAACGAACTGCCGTCTGCCATAGCTTGCATCCAAGTCTTTAAAAAATGAGGTAGGTCTTCACTGACAAAGGCTGCTTGCCATCCGCTGCCGAAACTTTTTTCTAAAGAAAGTCCGGTGTAATCACTCCAACCTTTGTTGAAGTAATCCAAAGTTCCGTCCCCGCGCGCACGCCACACCATATGAGGAATCGCGTCTGCAAGATTTCGGTAACGCTTCAGACTTTCGTTTTCTAATTCTGTCAGACGTAAATAGCGCTCGCGGCGTTCACTTTCGCGAATCGTTTCAGCTTGCGCCTGTAGTTGGCGATTTTTTTTGAAGAGCTCAATGAACACGCTGACTTTTGAACGCAAAATCTGCGGCTCAAAAGGTTTGAAGATATAGTCCACCGCTCCGGCTTCGTATCCGCGATAAATATAGCGTTCGTCTTTATTAATCGCCGTTACAAAAATAATCGGCGTGAGTTTGTATTTTTCGTGCTTACGAATCAAAGCGGCGGTTTCGAAACCATCAAGCTCTGGCATTTGCACGTCTAATAGAATCACACCGAAGTCATAAAGATTCAAAAGATCCAATGCCTCGCGACCTGACTGAGCCTTCACCAAGTTCACGCCGGGCATATCCAGCACGGCTTCCAAGGTGATAAGCCCGTCGATACGGTCATCGACTATTAAAATGTCTACGAGGCTCTGATCTTTACGCATAACTAGTTCATTTTTTCTTTATTCGGCAACCAAGAGTACATGACTGATAGCAAATGTGCTTCGTCAACCGGCTTCGTGACATAGTCCGAA contains the following coding sequences:
- a CDS encoding ABC transporter substrate-binding protein, with amino-acid sequence MRRLLLTLVLVLPLLAGCTKKENEIVIGEYDSLTGSDATFGLSSNKGVRLALDEVNAAGGIKGKKISLVTLDDQGKNEEAAAAVTRLINQNKVVAIIGGVASGRSKASAPIAQNAKVPFLSPASTNPDVTKIGDYVFRICFIDPFQGFVMAKFANENLKLKKVAILRDVKNDYSVGLADVFSEEFKKRGGEITNDLSYQAGDIDFKAQLTQIRSKNPDGIYVPGYYTEVGLISQQARQLGIKVPLMGGDGWDSDKLSEIGKEAVNGNYYSNHYTTESTDPAVTEFIKKFKAKYNETPDALAALGYDAGKILAAAIERAPDLSGKSIRDELAKTKDFAGVTGKITLNENRDAVKSAVIIQVDGNNRKFITTITP
- a CDS encoding branched-chain amino acid ABC transporter permease; the encoded protein is MQDFIQHIINGISLGSIYALIALGYTMVYGILKMINFAHSDVYMVGAFAAYYFARWIGIENNPGISSLITLLIVSMICCSILGLVIERLAYRPLRNSPKLNILITAIGVSLFLEYSGQVVFGADPKVFPSVINDFVLFNIGNVELKSFDVTVLVVSIIAMLALNFLIFKTKIGRAMRAVSSNASVASLLGVNPDRIIAFTFVVGSSLAGVGSVLVGMKYPKIDPLMGMMIGMKAFVAAVLGGIGNLGGAVLGALIMGLSEEMVVAYLSSTYRDALAFGILIVILIFKPAGLLGKYSVEKV
- a CDS encoding branched-chain amino acid ABC transporter permease; protein product: MKSLKSPLLAFLVLCGLGFILDFGINAYFQLILLFALVNCLLSMSLNLVNGYTGQFSLGHAGFMAIGAYFSAYANTHWDLIPPSFQAVEYFIYALGGGLLAAVAGFLVGLPSLRLKGDYLAIVTLGFGEIIRVALLNMDFLGGPRGYSGIPGFGSFLFSFIFASVWLVICFFTIWRVMHSTYGRGFLSVREDEIAAEAMGINTTRMKVRSFVLSSFFAGVAGSLFAHFTNFINPSSFTFLLSVNAVIMVVLGGMGSMTGSIVAAIVLTILPEALRPLQEFTGVDLRMVIYSLLLILVMILRPKGLFGEKEITDVWRKYVRRSA
- a CDS encoding ABC transporter ATP-binding protein, with translation MSDVLLEARKITMQFGGLKAVDSLEFKIRKGQLAGLIGPNGAGKTTVFNMLTGVYQPTHGDVALEGKSLKGLRPYEISHHGVTRTFQNIRLFKGLTVLDNVLIAGHQHMHYGLFDTLLQTSRFRKAEKDLQEKAMSLLKIFHLDEKAHKPANSLPYGEQRKLEIVRALATDPKIILLDEPAAGMNHSETHHLMETIAKIREEFKLTVLLIEHDMKLVMGICENIIVLDHGVKIEEGDPQKVQGSQKVIEAYLGVEEKE
- a CDS encoding ABC transporter ATP-binding protein codes for the protein MSSPLLTVENLEVFYGSIQALKGVSFYVNEGEVVSLIGANGAGKTTTLRAISGLVPVQGQISFANQNLVKVPTHKRVNLGIAQSPEGRGVFPQMSVYENLEMGAYARSDKAQVKTDLEMCFELFPRLKERIAQMAGTLSGGEQQMLAISRALMCKPKLLLLDEPSLGLAPLIVAQIFEIVKKLNKEGMTILLVEQNARMALKISQRAYVLETGRVVMQDSAQNLLNNDEVRKSYLGV
- a CDS encoding DUF5985 family protein, which codes for MDNQEFNQFLYGAVMMASIAAGTFFLKFWRKTADHFFLLFSLAFFLLAIERFIFVFIQSENEVHTYVFVFRLLAFMMITGAVVEKNRA
- a CDS encoding DUF5985 family protein — translated: MAFVVYLLCSVMSTFCAFMLMRAYLSNRTRLLFWSSACFVGIAINNILLSVDFQLGPSYDLSTIRAVIIFVAMASFIYGLIWDTV
- a CDS encoding hybrid sensor histidine kinase/response regulator, with amino-acid sequence MRKDQSLVDILIVDDRIDGLITLEAVLDMPGVNLVKAQSGREALDLLNLYDFGVILLDVQMPELDGFETAALIRKHEKYKLTPIIFVTAINKDERYIYRGYEAGAVDYIFKPFEPQILRSKVSVFIELFKKNRQLQAQAETIRESERRERYLRLTELENESLKRYRNLADAIPHMVWRARGDGTLDYFNKGWSDYTGLSLEKSFGSGWQAAFVSEDLPHFLKTWMQAMADGSSFECECRITKHDGEQRWFWVKAVSELNQFGQAQSWLGTCTDIHDRKMAEIRLIQAEKEAKAANLSKTSFLANMSHEIRTPMNAILGFTELMLEPNQTSEDRIDCIHTVQRNASQLLKIIDEILDISKVESGHMTIEHVEVNMSALLDDLKNLLNLQAADKGLDFEIKLINSIPRSIYSDPTRLRQILLNLVGNSLKFTSHGFVHLDVEWQNDEMRFLISDSGVGIAPEHASKLFQPFVQEDGSTTRKFGGTGLGLALSRQLARAMGGDVKLEESERGKGSKFLVVIHAEPVIKGNFISNLEFGIQRKRKGISEISDGRLKGMKVLLVEDVLDNQALMVHFLNIAGAHVDVANNGQEGITKALKNSYDAVLMDIQMPLMDGYEATRLLRAQSFKAPIIALSAHALREEREKSINAGCTEHLAKPVEFNVLIEHLSKFNPNQTKEGDAHVR